The stretch of DNA GGAGTATATTTTCCAAAAAAAACGGAACCAGCATTGACCACTTTATCGGCATACCAACCATAATTATCGCATTGTATTATCAAGTGTTCCGGAGCATATGCATTTGCAAAATCCATAATCTCCTTTTCATCTTTCAAAACGACGATACTGCTATGACTTAACGACCTGCGAGTCAGCTCCTGGCGTCTCAATTTTCCAAGCTGACGTTCTATTGTTTCCGAAAGCGAATCGGCCAGCTCCTCATCGGTGGTCAGCAATATAGACTGGCTGTCGGGACCATGCTCTGCCTGGGAAAGAAAATCGGCTGCCAAAAATTCTATATCCGCTGTCCCGTCTGCAATAAGCATCACTTCCGACGGGCCCGCGGGCATATCTATCGCGACATCTTTCAAACTTACCAATTGCTTGGCTGCCATAACGTACCGGTTTCCGGGACCAAAAATTTTATATACCCTCGGAACAGTTTCCGTTCCGTAGGCCATAGCCCCTATAGCCTGTGTACCTCCGATCTTAAACACATTCGTCACTCCCGCAATACGTGCGGCGTACAGGATAGCCGGATGTATTTTTCCGTCATTTCCCGGAGGAGTGCATATTACGATCTCCTTGCATCCGGCAATTTTTGCCGGCACAGCCAACATCAGTACAGTAGAAAATAACGGAGCCGTTCCTCCTGGAATATACAAACCTACTTTTTCTATTCCTACAGATTTTTGCCAGCAAGTTACCCCTGTCGTTGTTTCGACCGGATTACCTGCTATAACCTGTGAAGCATGGAAACGTGCTATATTCGCCGAGGCAACTCCTAAGGCAAAACGTAACTCCGGAGATACAAGTGTTTCTGCTTCTTCAAACTCTCCGGGGGTAACTTCCAGTGATGAAAGTTCCACTCCGTCAAATCGTTTCCCATATTCCCGGATAGCTTCATCTCCCCGTACACGGACATCTGCCAGTATTTCGCCCACCGTACGGTGCAATTCCGAAATATCGTTATCGGGGCGGGCCATCACCCGTTCCCAATCTTCCCGAGCCGGGTATTTAATAATTTGTACCATTAATTTATAAAATCATTTTTTCTATATCCAGCACAAGAATACCTTCGGCCCCGGCTGCTTTTAATTTATTGATTATCTCCCAAAAATACTTTTCTTCCAGAACCGTATGTACCGAACACCACTCATCATTCGCCAACGGCATGACCGTAGGGCTCTTGATCCCCGGCAATACGGCTAATACGTCTTCCAATTGAGACTTGGGAACATTCATCAGAATATATTTCTTACTATCCGCTGCCTGTACAGCTCCTATCCGGAATACCAGTTCTTCCAGGATTTCATTCTTCTCAGGAGTAAGGTTTTCATTGGCAACAAGCACGGCCTCGGAGTCCACAACGACCTCGACTTCTCTCAACTGGTTGCTGATAAGCGTACTGCCAGAACTCACAATATCAAAAATAGCATCGGCCAATCCTATACCGGGAGCAATCTCAACCGATCCGGTAATGACATGTATGTCCGCCTTTATTCCTTTTTCATTGAGAAAAGCAGATAATATCCCGGGATAAGACGTTGCGATCTTTTTTCCGGAGAACCACTCGAGTCCTTTATAAACGGCATCTTTCGGTATGGCGAGGGATAAACGGCATTTACTGAAACCCAAACGTTTCACTTCACGGGTTTTCTTAGCTTTTTCTAAGAGCTCGTTCAGTCCGACAATACCTACATCCGCCACCCCTGAAGCAACCGAATCGGGTATATCGTCATCCCTCAGAAACAATATCTCCACAGGAAAATTCCGTGAAGGGACAAGCAATGTACGCTTCCCGGAAGAAAGTTTTATACCGGCTTCGGCCAGCAAAGCCATCGAATCTTCATACAAACGTCCTTTAGACTGTACAGCAATACGTAACATAATATCTTTTCAATTAATGACGATGATCATTCCGGTAACAAAAAAGGCTTACCCGAACAGGTAAGCCTTCTCATTATATCTTTATTTATACAAACATAACATGCCGCTCACCTCTTACGAAGTCAGAAATGATGCCTTGCATGATGTCGTACGTTTCTATTCATTTTTTATTTATCTGTCGGCAAAAATAAAACTTATTTTTACAAACACAAAATATAATAACAAAAAAATTTCATTTCCACATAAAAACCTTTCTTTTAATAGCAGATTGCAAGTTCAATTCTTTACCCGGCCTACGATTCGTCCTAAGACAAATCCGTAAGCGACGTAAGCGATCATAATGCCATAAGCTTCGATAGCCCCGTTCAAAGATGCTATTTCATCATTAGTGGCATATAACATGGAAACGATAATTATAATGCTGACAAGCACTCCGTACACGACCCCTCGCATTCCTGTATTTTTGATCCAGGAAAACATATTATTAAAGAACCACGTATAAGCAACAGCTACGACGAAAGACATACAAGCCGATGCGACCCAGCCCACCCAAAGCATAGACCCCGACAATGAAGGAAAGATGACCGGTCTTGGCATAAGTACACCCATCATCTGCTCGACCAGAAAGATAACGACCAATATCACATATCCGGCACATGCCGCCAGCAAAGTCAATTCTATTTTCTTCATACTTTTTTTTAGTTAGTAAAATTAAAACAATCAACCGTACACTTTTGTTTACTTTTTTTATCGTACGTCAATAGGAAAAAACATCTTTTTAATCCTTCATTAAAGAATGTTTTTTTTTACGCAAAAATTCAGCATATGTTTTTCTTACTATCGTTTTTTTGTATTTTTATCGCTACAAATCAAGGATAATCTATAGTCTATCTTCTTATCATGAATAAAAAGACCCGATGGATCGTCATAGGGCTTATTTGCGCAGTAGGTGCAGGTATAGTCTTATATCCGACCCTCAGCAAGAATCAAGACACGCTGGAAGAAATACCTGTTAAAGGTAAAAGAAAAGAAAAAAAACCATTAAACGTCAAGGCTGCGATAATTAAAGCCCAAAAACTCACGGATGAAATCAAACCGTCAGGGAATCTCATACCGGACGAAGAAGTCGCCCTTTCTTTTGAAACATCCGGGAAAATCGTCAGTATAAACTT from Barnesiella propionica encodes:
- the hisD gene encoding histidinol dehydrogenase, translated to MVQIIKYPAREDWERVMARPDNDISELHRTVGEILADVRVRGDEAIREYGKRFDGVELSSLEVTPGEFEEAETLVSPELRFALGVASANIARFHASQVIAGNPVETTTGVTCWQKSVGIEKVGLYIPGGTAPLFSTVLMLAVPAKIAGCKEIVICTPPGNDGKIHPAILYAARIAGVTNVFKIGGTQAIGAMAYGTETVPRVYKIFGPGNRYVMAAKQLVSLKDVAIDMPAGPSEVMLIADGTADIEFLAADFLSQAEHGPDSQSILLTTDEELADSLSETIERQLGKLRRQELTRRSLSHSSIVVLKDEKEIMDFANAYAPEHLIIQCDNYGWYADKVVNAGSVFFGKYTPESAGDYASGTNHTLPTSGYAKAYSGVNLDSFSRKITFQEITEKGLVSLGPVIETMASFEQLDAHKNAVTVRLNEIISKNKKQ
- a CDS encoding DUF6789 family protein is translated as MKKIELTLLAACAGYVILVVIFLVEQMMGVLMPRPVIFPSLSGSMLWVGWVASACMSFVVAVAYTWFFNNMFSWIKNTGMRGVVYGVLVSIIIIVSMLYATNDEIASLNGAIEAYGIMIAYVAYGFVLGRIVGRVKN
- the hisG gene encoding ATP phosphoribosyltransferase: MLRIAVQSKGRLYEDSMALLAEAGIKLSSGKRTLLVPSRNFPVEILFLRDDDIPDSVASGVADVGIVGLNELLEKAKKTREVKRLGFSKCRLSLAIPKDAVYKGLEWFSGKKIATSYPGILSAFLNEKGIKADIHVITGSVEIAPGIGLADAIFDIVSSGSTLISNQLREVEVVVDSEAVLVANENLTPEKNEILEELVFRIGAVQAADSKKYILMNVPKSQLEDVLAVLPGIKSPTVMPLANDEWCSVHTVLEEKYFWEIINKLKAAGAEGILVLDIEKMIL